A window of Jannaschia sp. M317 contains these coding sequences:
- a CDS encoding VOC family protein: protein MIAYVTVGADDIAGAKRFYSAFLPALGYLSDEGPEGLSYVLPPIPGQSAALPDFYVKPTFDGGPASAGNGAMTAFQATTQQQVRDLHAAARAAGGADDGAPGFRAAYGPRFYVGYLRDPQGNKIALFSSNPEEPGRDD, encoded by the coding sequence ATGATCGCCTATGTCACCGTCGGGGCCGACGATATTGCCGGTGCAAAGCGGTTCTATTCCGCGTTCCTGCCCGCCCTGGGCTATTTGTCGGACGAAGGACCGGAGGGGTTGAGCTACGTCCTCCCGCCCATCCCGGGCCAATCGGCGGCCCTGCCCGATTTCTACGTCAAACCCACCTTCGACGGCGGGCCCGCCTCAGCGGGCAACGGCGCGATGACCGCATTCCAGGCGACAACCCAGCAACAGGTACGCGACCTGCATGCCGCCGCGCGGGCAGCGGGCGGTGCGGACGACGGCGCGCCCGGCTTTCGCGCCGCCTATGGGCCGCGTTTCTACGTGGGGTATCTCCGCGATCCGCAGGGCAACAAGATCGCGCTGTTTTCCAGCAACCCGGAGGAGCCGGGGCGCGACGACTGA
- a CDS encoding gamma-glutamyltransferase family protein, with translation MRDFQTPGRSAVFATNGMVATSHPIGAQVALSTLMRGGNAVDAAIAGAIVLGVCEPQMTGLGGDCFVLVKPAGSDEVLAMNGSGRAPAGATGQSFRAQGLTKVPSTGARAVTTPGAVDAFCKLSDAHGALGLEDTLAPVIPYFEAGVPIAPRVAFDWHLARDRLQGGARDSYLFDGKAPSVGAHFALPGQAEVLRRIAAEGRDGFYKGEVAEDMVQCLQADGGTHTLEDFNATVCNWTDPISGTYGGTELVEHPPNGQGATAILMGNILARFDIAGLDPIGARRAHLEAEAAKLAYDARNRFLADPDHDVSARMLSQATADALADLIHPKRAMAAAAPLTEAVHKDTIYITVVDRDGMAVSLIYSIFSSFGAGLASDKFGILFQNRGSGFNLTRWHPNELNPGKRPMHTIIPGMLRQNGRVTMPFGVMGGAYQPCGHIRFLSNMVDFGMDAQTAIDAPRTFADDGILKVERGYSDKVRAELYAMGHDVVVPDGPIGGAQSIRIDASGYLEGASDPRKDGLALGY, from the coding sequence ATGCGCGACTTTCAAACCCCCGGACGCTCTGCCGTTTTTGCCACCAACGGAATGGTGGCCACATCGCACCCGATCGGGGCACAGGTGGCGCTGTCCACCCTGATGCGCGGGGGCAATGCGGTTGATGCCGCCATCGCCGGGGCCATTGTCCTGGGCGTTTGCGAGCCACAGATGACCGGGCTGGGCGGCGATTGCTTCGTTCTGGTCAAACCCGCCGGCTCGGACGAGGTGCTGGCCATGAACGGCTCCGGTCGGGCGCCGGCGGGGGCGACGGGCCAATCGTTCCGCGCCCAGGGCCTGACCAAGGTCCCCTCGACCGGTGCGCGGGCCGTCACGACGCCGGGCGCTGTCGACGCCTTCTGCAAGCTGTCAGACGCGCACGGAGCCCTCGGGCTGGAGGATACGCTCGCCCCCGTGATCCCCTATTTCGAAGCAGGCGTTCCGATCGCCCCCCGCGTCGCTTTCGATTGGCACCTGGCGCGCGACAGGCTGCAAGGCGGGGCCCGCGACAGCTATCTGTTCGATGGCAAGGCCCCCTCTGTCGGGGCGCATTTTGCGTTGCCCGGACAGGCGGAGGTTCTGCGCCGGATCGCGGCAGAGGGGCGCGATGGGTTCTACAAGGGTGAGGTCGCCGAAGACATGGTCCAATGCCTGCAGGCAGACGGTGGCACACATACGCTGGAGGATTTCAACGCCACGGTCTGCAATTGGACGGACCCGATCAGCGGCACCTACGGCGGCACGGAGTTGGTCGAACATCCGCCAAACGGACAGGGCGCGACGGCGATCTTGATGGGGAACATTCTGGCCCGTTTTGACATCGCCGGACTGGATCCGATAGGGGCCCGCCGTGCCCACCTGGAGGCGGAAGCGGCCAAGCTGGCCTATGACGCGCGCAACCGTTTTCTGGCCGATCCAGACCACGACGTAAGCGCCCGGATGCTGTCGCAAGCGACGGCTGATGCGCTGGCCGACCTGATCCACCCCAAGCGCGCAATGGCAGCCGCCGCGCCGCTGACGGAGGCGGTGCACAAGGACACGATCTACATTACTGTCGTCGATCGCGACGGCATGGCCGTCTCGTTGATCTATTCGATCTTCAGCAGTTTCGGCGCGGGCCTCGCATCGGACAAGTTCGGCATCCTGTTCCAGAACCGTGGGTCGGGGTTCAACCTGACGCGCTGGCACCCGAACGAGCTGAACCCCGGGAAGCGGCCGATGCACACGATCATCCCGGGCATGTTGCGTCAGAACGGCCGGGTGACGATGCCCTTCGGCGTGATGGGCGGTGCCTATCAGCCATGCGGGCATATCCGGTTTCTGTCGAACATGGTCGATTTCGGCATGGATGCGCAGACGGCGATCGACGCACCCCGGACCTTTGCCGATGACGGCATCCTCAAGGTGGAACGCGGCTATTCCGACAAGGTCCGCGCCGAGCTTTATGCAATGGGCCACGACGTTGTCGTGCCAGATGGGCCGATCGGGGGCGCGCAGTCGATCCGGATCGATGCATCGGGGTATCTGGAGGGGGCCAGCGACCCGCGAAAAGACGGCTTGGCGCTGGGCTACTGA
- a CDS encoding MOSC domain-containing protein — protein MRTLRELMATHARPGRLDWIGLRPARRQGVVSVPDAEVTDAGLQGDHGRAGKRAVTLIQAEHLPAIAALCDGVVTPEVLRRNLVVSGINLAALRGQVVQLGAATLRLIVPCAPCSRMEEALGTGGYSAVRHHGGWCAEVVTPGHIALGAALTPGAA, from the coding sequence ATGAGAACGCTGCGCGAGTTGATGGCGACCCATGCGCGCCCTGGACGGCTTGACTGGATCGGCCTGCGGCCCGCCCGACGGCAGGGGGTGGTTTCAGTGCCGGATGCGGAGGTGACCGACGCGGGGCTGCAGGGCGACCACGGGCGGGCAGGCAAGCGGGCGGTGACCCTGATCCAGGCGGAACACCTTCCCGCCATCGCGGCGCTTTGCGATGGGGTGGTCACGCCGGAGGTGCTGCGCCGAAACCTCGTCGTCTCGGGGATCAACCTGGCGGCCCTGCGCGGGCAGGTGGTCCAGCTCGGGGCCGCGACGCTGCGGCTGATCGTACCCTGCGCCCCCTGTTCGCGGATGGAGGAGGCGCTGGGCACCGGCGGCTATTCCGCCGTGCGCCACCATGGCGGTTGGTGCGCCGAGGTCGTCACGCCGGGCCACATCGCGCTGGGGGCCGCGCTGACGCCGGGGGCCGCATGA
- a CDS encoding GAF domain-containing protein: MIDYPSLHKTVAALTEGEDDVVALMATLACEVHHADDRFDWTGFYRVVGPEMLKIGPYQGGHGCLVIPFARGVCGAAARTGQVQLVADVEAFEGHIACASSTRSEIVLPVFDRTGALLAVFDIDSDQPDAFTQTDATELSRLLAATFAR; this comes from the coding sequence ATGATCGATTACCCCAGCCTGCACAAGACCGTCGCCGCCCTGACCGAGGGCGAGGATGATGTCGTGGCCCTGATGGCGACCCTGGCCTGCGAGGTGCACCACGCCGACGACCGCTTTGACTGGACCGGATTCTACCGCGTCGTCGGGCCTGAAATGTTGAAGATCGGACCCTATCAAGGCGGCCACGGCTGCCTTGTGATCCCGTTTGCGCGTGGGGTTTGCGGGGCGGCAGCGCGGACCGGACAGGTGCAGTTGGTCGCGGACGTCGAGGCGTTCGAGGGGCACATCGCCTGCGCGTCATCGACCCGGTCGGAGATCGTGCTGCCCGTGTTCGATCGCACTGGCGCGCTGCTCGCGGTGTTCGATATCGACAGCGATCAGCCAGATGCCTTTACCCAGACGGATGCGACAGAGCTGTCGCGCCTGTTGGCGGCGACCTTTGCGCGATGA
- a CDS encoding STAS domain-containing protein, which translates to MEISRETHGDMLALTLCTRRLDAAGALSFKERFRSETADHTGRVVLDMDEVDFLDSSGLGALVAAMKSLPPDRKLELARCGPIVSKVLKLTRMDSVFVMHDALPWSSSGKDAA; encoded by the coding sequence ATGGAGATCTCGCGTGAAACACACGGTGACATGCTCGCCCTGACGCTTTGCACCCGTAGGCTGGACGCCGCGGGGGCCCTCTCCTTCAAGGAACGGTTCCGCAGTGAGACGGCGGATCATACCGGGCGGGTCGTGCTCGACATGGATGAGGTCGATTTTCTCGACAGCAGTGGGCTGGGTGCCCTGGTGGCGGCAATGAAATCGCTGCCACCTGATCGCAAGCTGGAGCTGGCGCGTTGCGGGCCGATCGTGTCCAAGGTTCTGAAACTGACGCGGATGGACAGCGTCTTTGTCATGCACGACGCGCTGCCCTGGTCGTCCAGTGGAAAGGACGCGGCATGA
- a CDS encoding ATP-binding protein, with the protein MTSGGHALLRQRIPGTAEAVRTHLERLETVTNDHDLGGERCADMLVVLAEVLNNIVEHAFEEQEAGWIDCKISRKPGCFAIETCDNGIPLPPSLLSSGTLPDMGADRDDLPEGGFGWFIVHSLTNDMIYEREDGKNRLSFSLQIG; encoded by the coding sequence ATGACCTCTGGCGGGCATGCCCTGCTGCGGCAACGGATTCCCGGCACTGCGGAGGCCGTGCGAACCCATCTGGAACGGCTGGAAACCGTGACCAACGATCACGATCTTGGCGGCGAACGTTGCGCAGACATGCTGGTCGTCCTGGCCGAGGTGCTCAACAACATCGTCGAACATGCCTTCGAGGAACAGGAAGCCGGGTGGATCGACTGCAAGATCAGCCGAAAGCCGGGTTGCTTCGCCATAGAGACTTGCGACAACGGCATCCCCCTGCCCCCCAGCCTGCTGAGTTCCGGAACCCTGCCCGACATGGGCGCGGACCGCGATGACCTGCCCGAGGGTGGATTCGGGTGGTTCATCGTTCACAGTCTAACGAATGACATGATCTATGAGCGGGAGGATGGAAAAAACCGGCTGAGCTTTTCGTTGCAAATCGGGTAG
- a CDS encoding YafY family protein: MNIRHRHDAIVRRLRREGSATIDALAQEVGASRRTLLRDISALRDQGFVIHSECGRGGGVQLDPQSMQTTARLSVAEVFALLISVAAMRAGQNLPFSDLADTGLAKIERALPSDKVRDLRRFLECMHIGCISPHQDLSDLGPIDPDLLPAFEAAFLDRQLLCFDYRDAKGAHTRRQVEPQAMLILQPLWYLVSWDPTRDGFRHFRMDRISNPACVAGTSFRRRHVPWEGDVRPYTPPPPSSGVPTSRRSH, translated from the coding sequence ATGAATATCCGGCACCGCCACGACGCCATCGTCCGCCGCCTGCGCCGCGAGGGCAGCGCGACCATCGACGCCTTGGCGCAGGAGGTCGGGGCCTCGCGGCGGACATTGCTGCGCGACATCTCCGCGTTGCGCGATCAGGGCTTTGTCATCCATTCCGAATGCGGTCGCGGCGGCGGGGTGCAACTGGACCCGCAGTCGATGCAAACCACCGCCCGGCTGTCCGTGGCCGAGGTCTTTGCCCTGCTGATCAGCGTGGCCGCCATGCGTGCGGGGCAAAATCTGCCGTTCTCTGACCTGGCCGACACGGGACTGGCCAAGATCGAACGCGCGCTGCCCTCGGACAAGGTGCGCGACCTGCGGCGGTTTCTGGAATGCATGCACATCGGTTGCATCTCGCCGCATCAGGACCTGTCGGATCTGGGGCCCATCGACCCGGACCTTTTGCCCGCCTTCGAGGCGGCCTTTCTGGACCGGCAACTGCTGTGCTTCGACTATCGCGATGCCAAAGGGGCCCATACCCGGCGGCAGGTCGAACCGCAGGCCATGCTCATCCTGCAACCTCTGTGGTATCTGGTCAGTTGGGATCCCACGCGCGACGGTTTCCGCCATTTTCGCATGGACCGGATCAGCAACCCGGCCTGCGTCGCCGGCACATCGTTCCGGCGCAGACATGTCCCGTGGGAAGGGGACGTGCGCCCCTATACGCCGCCGCCCCCATCGTCCGGTGTCCCGACGTCCCGGCGCAGCCATTGA
- a CDS encoding GNAT family N-acetyltransferase has product MIRAATPADRDAICALHLASWQDSYGAELPAAYLRNDLPRAMAEKWAARRFAHPEVTLVAEGTGLAGFVCALCDRDPPLIDNLHVRPDLRGQGTGAALLARIRGALAAMGHSHAYLTVLESNPRALAFYLAQGGTDGGPVSDMLVGHPVQARRIDFTLG; this is encoded by the coding sequence ATGATCCGCGCGGCCACCCCTGCCGACCGCGATGCGATCTGTGCGCTGCATCTGGCGTCCTGGCAGGACAGCTACGGCGCGGAATTGCCCGCGGCCTATCTGCGGAATGATTTGCCAAGGGCGATGGCCGAGAAATGGGCGGCCCGACGGTTCGCGCACCCAGAGGTGACGCTGGTGGCAGAGGGCACCGGGCTGGCGGGGTTCGTCTGTGCGCTGTGCGACCGGGACCCGCCCTTGATCGACAACCTGCATGTCCGGCCGGATCTGCGGGGGCAGGGCACCGGTGCGGCCTTGCTGGCCCGGATCCGAGGGGCGCTGGCCGCGATGGGCCACAGCCACGCCTATCTGACGGTGCTGGAATCGAATCCGCGCGCCCTTGCCTTCTATCTTGCGCAGGGGGGCACGGATGGCGGGCCGGTGAGCGATATGTTGGTGGGGCATCCGGTCCAGGCGCGCCGCATCGACTTCACGCTGGGCTGA
- a CDS encoding RidA family protein, translated as MQRTPVNPWDWSLKLGYNQAEVIEGPSRQVICAGQTAVDGHGAPQHPGDMRAQIALALDNLETVLAGADMTLGNVIKLGVYATDVDAALKNFDLFGMRFGRFQVAPPMTLLGVTRLAIPGLMFEIEATAAD; from the coding sequence ATGCAACGCACCCCTGTGAACCCCTGGGATTGGTCGCTGAAGCTGGGCTACAATCAGGCCGAAGTGATCGAAGGCCCGTCCCGTCAGGTGATCTGCGCCGGTCAGACGGCGGTTGACGGCCACGGTGCCCCGCAGCACCCCGGCGACATGCGCGCCCAGATCGCGCTGGCACTGGACAACCTGGAGACGGTCCTGGCCGGGGCGGACATGACGCTGGGCAATGTCATCAAGCTGGGCGTCTATGCGACCGATGTGGACGCGGCACTGAAGAACTTCGACCTGTTTGGAATGCGGTTTGGCCGGTTCCAGGTGGCCCCGCCGATGACTCTGCTGGGGGTGACCCGTCTGGCGATTCCGGGCCTGATGTTCGAGATCGAGGCGACGGCAGCGGACTGA
- a CDS encoding acetyl-CoA C-acyltransferase — protein sequence MEQVVIAGARRTPMGGFQGALAPATAAELGGAAIASALVDAGVSAARIEEVLMGCVLPAGQGQAPARQAGFHAGLPKEVPATTLNKMCGSGMKAAMIAHDQIALGQTGVMVAGGMESMTNAPYLLPNMRSGARLGHGVTVDHMFLDGLEDAYDKGRLMGTFAEDCAEAYQFTREAQDDFALRSLRRAQEAIASGGFDAEVAAYKLQTRKGDLVIAQDEQPGTARPDKIPHLKPAFRRDGTVTAANSSSISDGAAALILASGAVAKAEDLPVRARILGHASHAQEPGLFTTAPVPAAQKLLDRIGWSRDDVDLWEVNEAFAVVPMAFMHEMALSPEIVNVNGGACALGHPIGASGARIMVTLLHALEARGLKRGVAAICIGGGEGTAIAIERP from the coding sequence ATGGAACAGGTTGTCATCGCAGGCGCGCGGCGCACGCCGATGGGTGGATTTCAGGGGGCGCTGGCACCCGCCACGGCGGCGGAACTGGGGGGCGCGGCCATTGCTTCGGCGCTTGTCGATGCCGGTGTTTCCGCCGCGCGGATCGAAGAGGTGCTGATGGGCTGCGTCCTGCCGGCAGGTCAGGGCCAGGCCCCGGCGCGGCAGGCGGGGTTTCATGCAGGCCTGCCCAAGGAGGTGCCCGCCACCACGCTCAACAAGATGTGCGGATCGGGGATGAAGGCGGCGATGATTGCGCATGACCAGATCGCCCTGGGCCAGACCGGAGTGATGGTCGCCGGCGGAATGGAATCGATGACGAACGCGCCCTATCTGCTGCCCAACATGCGGTCCGGTGCGCGGCTGGGCCATGGGGTGACCGTCGATCACATGTTCCTCGATGGTCTGGAGGATGCCTACGACAAGGGGCGCCTGATGGGCACCTTCGCAGAAGACTGCGCCGAGGCCTATCAGTTCACCCGAGAAGCACAGGATGACTTCGCGCTGCGCTCGCTCCGCCGGGCGCAGGAGGCCATCGCCTCGGGCGGGTTCGACGCCGAAGTCGCGGCCTATAAGTTACAGACCCGAAAGGGAGATCTCGTCATAGCGCAGGATGAACAACCGGGCACGGCGCGGCCCGACAAGATCCCGCATCTCAAGCCTGCCTTCCGCAGGGATGGTACCGTGACGGCGGCCAATTCCTCGTCGATTTCGGACGGGGCGGCGGCGCTGATCCTGGCCTCCGGCGCGGTCGCGAAGGCGGAGGATCTGCCCGTGCGCGCGCGCATTCTGGGCCATGCGTCGCACGCGCAGGAGCCGGGCCTGTTCACCACGGCCCCTGTGCCCGCCGCGCAAAAGCTCCTGGACCGGATCGGCTGGTCCAGGGACGATGTCGACCTGTGGGAAGTGAACGAAGCCTTTGCCGTGGTGCCCATGGCCTTCATGCACGAAATGGCGCTGTCGCCAGAGATCGTGAACGTCAACGGGGGGGCCTGTGCGCTTGGCCATCCGATCGGGGCCTCGGGGGCGCGGATCATGGTGACCCTGCTGCATGCATTGGAGGCGCGGGGGCTCAAACGCGGCGTGGCGGCGATCTGCATCGGCGGGGGCGAAGGCACCGCGATTGCGATCGAGCGTCCGTGA
- a CDS encoding GNAT family N-acetyltransferase gives MHTLRHARAEDADRCHAIEVSAYASSAAATREKILKRIMLYPEGFLILEAEGQIAGFINSGCADQVVLSDEAFKELVGHDPDAPNVVIMSVVVDPAQQGRGLSRALMSAFVEQIRQRGKREIHLICRDHHVPLYERFGYRYVRPSASDHGGMAWHEMCMTL, from the coding sequence ATGCACACACTCCGACACGCCCGCGCCGAAGACGCCGATCGTTGCCATGCGATCGAGGTTTCGGCCTACGCAAGCAGCGCGGCGGCGACACGAGAAAAGATCCTGAAACGGATCATGCTGTATCCCGAAGGTTTTCTCATACTGGAGGCAGAAGGGCAGATCGCGGGTTTCATCAATTCCGGCTGCGCCGATCAGGTCGTGTTGTCGGACGAGGCCTTCAAGGAGCTTGTCGGACATGACCCCGATGCCCCGAATGTTGTCATCATGTCGGTCGTCGTCGATCCGGCGCAGCAGGGCAGGGGGCTGTCACGCGCGTTGATGTCCGCCTTCGTCGAACAGATTAGACAGAGGGGCAAGCGCGAGATCCACCTGATCTGCCGGGATCATCACGTGCCGCTTTATGAAAGGTTCGGATATCGCTATGTCCGGCCCTCTGCCTCTGACCACGGGGGAATGGCCTGGCATGAGATGTGCATGACGTTGTGA
- a CDS encoding phenylacetate--CoA ligase family protein — protein sequence MKHYDDLETRSSDERTAAQLVALRAQLNQVTESQGNCLPEAEITDLSDLARLPVLRKSQLSDWQAAQRPFGGIRVSNLAHVFQSPGPIYEPGGVSHDWWRMGRFLHACGIGPSDIVQNCFGYHLTPAGMIFESGARAVGAVVLPAGTGQTDLQVRAAVDLSTTAYAGTPDYLKIILDRADEMGERLSITRAAVGGGALFPSLRQEYADRGIACLQCYATADLGNIAYESPALEGMILDEGVIVEIVRPGTGDPVAEGEVGEVVVTSLNPDYPLIRFATGDLSAILPGASPCGRTNTRIKGWMGRADQTAKIKGMFVRPEQVAEFVARHPEIRAARVTVTREGEMDAMDVAVEAEGGDEAAWSTSVVQLLKLRGRVTRVDSLPNDGKVIDDQRVYD from the coding sequence ATGAAGCACTACGACGACCTGGAGACGCGCTCTTCGGACGAACGAACCGCTGCACAGTTGGTGGCCCTGAGGGCCCAGTTGAACCAGGTCACCGAAAGCCAGGGGAATTGCCTGCCCGAGGCCGAGATCACCGATCTGTCCGACCTCGCCCGTCTGCCGGTTCTGCGCAAATCGCAGTTGTCGGACTGGCAGGCGGCGCAGCGTCCCTTCGGGGGCATCCGTGTCTCGAACCTGGCACATGTCTTTCAGTCGCCCGGCCCGATCTATGAACCCGGTGGCGTGTCCCATGACTGGTGGCGGATGGGCCGGTTCCTGCATGCCTGCGGGATCGGGCCGTCGGACATCGTGCAGAACTGCTTCGGCTATCACCTGACCCCCGCCGGCATGATCTTTGAAAGCGGCGCGCGCGCCGTGGGCGCCGTCGTCCTGCCTGCGGGCACCGGCCAGACCGACCTGCAGGTCCGCGCCGCCGTCGATCTGTCGACCACCGCCTATGCGGGCACGCCCGACTACCTGAAGATCATCCTCGACCGCGCCGACGAGATGGGCGAACGCCTGTCGATCACCCGCGCGGCTGTGGGCGGTGGCGCGTTGTTCCCGTCGCTGCGCCAGGAATACGCCGACCGGGGCATCGCCTGCCTGCAATGCTATGCCACCGCCGATTTGGGCAATATCGCCTATGAAAGCCCCGCCTTGGAGGGGATGATCCTCGACGAAGGCGTCATCGTCGAAATCGTCCGCCCCGGCACCGGCGACCCGGTGGCCGAGGGCGAGGTGGGCGAGGTTGTCGTCACTTCGCTCAACCCCGACTATCCGCTGATCCGCTTCGCGACCGGGGATCTGTCTGCGATCCTGCCGGGTGCGTCGCCCTGCGGGCGCACCAATACCCGGATCAAGGGCTGGATGGGCCGCGCCGATCAGACCGCCAAGATCAAGGGCATGTTCGTGCGCCCCGAACAGGTCGCCGAATTCGTCGCCCGTCACCCCGAAATCCGCGCCGCCCGCGTCACCGTCACCCGCGAGGGCGAGATGGATGCGATGGACGTGGCGGTCGAGGCCGAGGGCGGCGACGAAGCGGCCTGGTCCACCTCGGTCGTTCAACTGCTGAAGCTCAGGGGCCGTGTGACCCGCGTGGACAGCCTGCCCAACGACGGCAAGGTCATCGACGATCAACGCGTCTACGACTGA
- the pheT gene encoding phenylalanine--tRNA ligase subunit beta has product MKFTLSWLKRHLDTSASVDDIAEALTDLGLEVEGIEDRAARLRDFTLGYVESAEKHPDADRLRVCQVQTDDGLQQIICGAPNARQGITVVVAKPGTYIPGLDTTISVGKIRGIESFGMMASERELELSDEHDGIIELPSGEVGQSFVDWLAQNDPAKVDPVIEIAITPNRPDALGVRGIARDLAARGLGVLKPLDSPVITGAYDCPVGVTIDADTQDGCPVFALRLIRGVKNGPSPEWLQDQLRAIGLRPISFLVDVTNWFTYDLNRPLHVFDADVVKGDLRVHRAAGGETITALDDKVYTLTEGAMVISDDTGPESIAGIMGGAHSGVTEDTVNVLVESAFWDNVQIALTGRALKISSDARYRFERGIDPAFTPEGLDHATQMILDHAGGEPSAMVIAGAVPDVARAYKLDTARVESLVGMSIPAEEQRASLSALGFTLEGDMAHVPSWRPDVLGEADLVEEVARIASLTKLEGRPLTRPAQVLRPVLTPAQMRERVARRTAASLGYDECVTYSFIDRDAAVLFGGGDAATQLENPISSDMSHLRPSLLPGLLQAAARNQARGFADLALFEVGAAFSGGEPGEQALQVSGVLIGHSGPKDVHGSRRAHDVYDARADAEAVLAAIGAPAKAQILRGAADWWHPGRSGKICLGPKKVLAEFGEIHPKILRALDVKGPAVGFTIFPGEVPFPKASGASKGALALSDLQAVERDFAFVVATDVEAQKLVQAAQGADKSLITEVRIFDEFRGGSLGEGQKSLAMTVRLQPTEKTLTDKEIEAVAAKIVEKVTKATGGELRG; this is encoded by the coding sequence ATGAAATTCACCCTCTCCTGGCTGAAGCGCCACCTCGACACCTCCGCCTCCGTCGATGACATCGCCGAGGCGCTTACCGATCTCGGCCTGGAGGTCGAGGGCATCGAAGACCGCGCGGCCCGGTTGCGCGACTTTACTCTGGGCTATGTCGAAAGCGCGGAAAAGCATCCCGACGCCGACCGCCTGCGCGTCTGCCAGGTGCAGACCGACGACGGGCTGCAACAGATCATCTGCGGCGCACCCAATGCGCGGCAGGGCATCACCGTGGTCGTGGCCAAGCCCGGCACCTACATCCCCGGTCTGGATACCACGATCAGCGTCGGCAAGATCCGGGGCATCGAGAGTTTCGGCATGATGGCCTCCGAGCGGGAGCTGGAGCTGTCGGACGAACACGATGGCATCATCGAGCTGCCCTCGGGCGAGGTCGGCCAGAGCTTTGTCGACTGGCTGGCCCAGAACGATCCGGCCAAGGTCGACCCGGTGATCGAGATCGCCATCACACCCAACCGACCCGACGCCCTGGGGGTGCGCGGCATTGCCCGCGACCTGGCCGCGCGCGGTCTCGGTGTTCTGAAACCACTGGACAGCCCGGTGATCACGGGCGCCTATGACTGCCCGGTGGGGGTCACCATCGACGCGGACACGCAGGACGGCTGTCCGGTGTTCGCGCTGCGCCTGATCCGGGGGGTAAAGAACGGGCCGTCGCCCGAGTGGTTGCAGGACCAGCTGCGCGCCATCGGGCTGCGCCCCATCAGCTTTCTCGTGGATGTGACGAACTGGTTCACCTACGACCTGAACCGGCCGCTGCACGTCTTTGACGCGGATGTCGTCAAGGGCGACCTGCGGGTGCATCGCGCCGCCGGCGGCGAGACGATCACCGCGCTGGACGACAAGGTGTACACCCTGACCGAAGGGGCGATGGTGATCAGCGACGACACCGGCCCCGAAAGCATCGCGGGCATCATGGGCGGGGCCCATTCCGGCGTCACCGAGGACACGGTGAACGTTCTGGTCGAAAGCGCATTCTGGGACAATGTTCAGATCGCCCTGACGGGACGCGCGCTGAAGATCAGCTCGGACGCGCGGTATCGGTTCGAACGGGGGATCGACCCGGCCTTCACGCCCGAGGGGTTGGACCACGCGACGCAGATGATCCTGGACCATGCCGGAGGAGAGCCGTCGGCGATGGTGATCGCGGGGGCGGTGCCCGACGTGGCGCGCGCCTACAAACTGGACACGGCGCGCGTTGAAAGCCTGGTGGGCATGTCGATCCCGGCGGAGGAGCAGCGCGCCTCGCTGAGCGCGCTCGGCTTCACGCTGGAGGGTGACATGGCGCATGTGCCGTCCTGGCGCCCCGACGTGCTGGGCGAGGCCGATCTGGTCGAAGAGGTGGCGCGAATCGCGTCCCTGACCAAGCTGGAGGGGCGGCCCCTGACGCGCCCCGCGCAGGTGTTGCGCCCCGTGCTGACGCCCGCGCAGATGCGCGAGCGGGTGGCGCGGCGCACGGCGGCCAGCCTCGGCTACGACGAATGCGTGACCTATTCCTTCATTGACCGGGATGCTGCCGTGTTGTTCGGCGGCGGCGATGCGGCGACGCAGCTGGAGAATCCGATTTCCTCGGACATGAGCCATCTGCGGCCCTCGCTTTTGCCGGGGCTGTTGCAGGCGGCGGCGCGCAACCAGGCGCGAGGGTTCGCGGACCTGGCGCTGTTCGAGGTCGGTGCCGCCTTTTCCGGCGGAGAGCCGGGCGAGCAGGCATTGCAGGTGTCCGGCGTGCTGATCGGGCATTCCGGGCCGAAAGACGTGCACGGCAGCCGCCGCGCCCATGACGTCTACGACGCCCGTGCCGACGCGGAGGCGGTGCTGGCCGCCATCGGCGCGCCCGCCAAGGCACAGATCCTGCGCGGGGCCGCCGACTGGTGGCATCCGGGGCGGTCGGGCAAGATCTGTCTCGGGCCGAAGAAGGTGTTGGCGGAGTTTGGTGAGATCCACCCCAAGATCCTCCGCGCGTTGGACGTGAAGGGCCCGGCCGTGGGCTTCACGATCTTCCCCGGCGAGGTGCCCTTCCCGAAGGCCAGCGGAGCCTCCAAGGGGGCGCTTGCCCTGTCGGACCTGCAAGCGGTGGAGCGGGACTTTGCCTTTGTCGTGGCCACGGACGTCGAGGCGCAGAAGCTGGTGCAGGCGGCGCAGGGGGCGGACAAGTCCCTCATCACCGAGGTGCGGATCTTCGACGAGTTCCGGGGTGGATCGCTGGGCGAGGGGCAAAAATCGCTCGCCATGACCGTGCGCTTGCAACCGACCGAGAAGACCCTGACCGACAAGGAGATCGAGGCCGTCGCGGCCAAGATCGTCGAGAAGGTCACCAAGGCCACCGGCGGCGAGTTGCGCGGCTGA